In Debaryomyces hansenii CBS767 chromosome A complete sequence, a genomic segment contains:
- a CDS encoding DEHA2D13706p (similar to uniprot|Q08193 Saccharomyces cerevisiae YOL030W GAS5 Glycolipid anchored surface protein 5): protein MLKYLVFLLGMITLGLAIEPIEVKGNAFFVKGSDERFYIRGLDYQPGGQSNLFDPLADKETCERDIKYFKDLGINTLRVYSIDNTADHDDCMSALADAGIYVIIDVNIPYASIARDDAECSYNTMYLNEVLASVNHLAEYDNVLGFFAGNEVINDDKSTSSATYVKAVVRDIKTFIKNKKLRSIPVGYSAADVEENRLETAHFFNCGDDEMARVDMFGFNDYSWCGKSSYTGSGYDKKVEEYSNYSIPLFLSEYGCNKITPRPFTEVEALYSEQMTKVFSGGLVYEYSEEESNYGLVKISDDNSTITTNDDFDNLKSEFEKTSNPKGDGKYQSDLDHSKCPAINDNWNATSKLPSTPKGALKYVNAIVDPEGNGFDASTQWACVDGDNDVDDSDDYKNGKKTGSSSSTRSSSGSSSSGSGSGSGSSSSSSRESGANTLNYTYLNVLVALVGFLI, encoded by the coding sequence ATGTTGAAATACTTAGTTTTTTTATTAGGGATGATCACGTTGGGGCTTGCGATCGAGCCGATCGAAGTCAAGGGTAACGCATTTTTTGTAAAAGGGTCAGACGAGAGATTCTATATTAGAGGGCTTGACTACCAACCCGGCGGACAGTCGAATTTATTTGATCCGTTAGCTGACAAAGAAACTTGTGAAAGAGACATCAAGTATTTCAAGGATTTGGGAATCAACACTCTTAGAGTTTACTCAATTGATAATACAGCAGACCACGATGATTGTATGTCAGCATTAGCAGATGCAGGGATCTACGTGATTATTGATGTTAATATTCCTTATGCTTCTATTGCCAGAGACGATGCTGAATGTTCGTACAACACAATGTACTTGAACGAAGTTTTGGCCAGTGTTAACCACTTGGCTGAATACGACAATGTTTTGGGATTCTTTGCTGGTAACGAGGTTATTAATGATGACAAGTCCACCAGTTCAGCCACATATGTGAAGGCTGTTGTCAGAGACATCAAGACTTTcatcaagaacaagaagttGCGCTCTATCCCCGTGGGCTACTCAGCAGCcgatgttgaagaaaacaGATTGGAAACTGCACATTTCTTCAACTGTGGAGATGACGAAATGGCTAGAGTTGATATGTTTGGTTTCAACGATTACTCTTGGTGTGGGAAGTCATCTTATACCGGAAGTGGTTACGACAAGAAGGTAGAAGAATATTCCAACTACTCGATCCCATTATTCTTATCAGAATACGGTTGTAATAAAATCACCCCAAGACCATTCACTGAAGTTGAAGCTCTTTACTCAGAACAGATGACTAAGGTTTTCTCTGGTGGTTTAGTATACGAATattctgaagaagaatccaACTACGGATTAGTCAAAATTTCTGATGACAATTCCACTATTACAACTAACGATGATTTCGATAACTTAAAGtctgaatttgaaaagacCAGTAATCCAAAGGGTGATGGTAAGTATCAATCTGACTTAGACCATTCGAAATGTCCAGCAATTAACGATAACTGGAATGCTACCAGCAAGCTTCCAAGCACACCAAAGGGTGCATTAAAGTATGTTAATGCTATTGTTGATCCTGAAGGTAACGGTTTTGATGCCTCTACTCAATGGGCTTGTGTTGACGGTGACAACGATGTCGATGATTCTGACGATTATAAGAACGGTAAGAAGACTggttcatcatcatctacAAGGTCTTCGTCTGGTTCATCATCCTCGGGATCTGGATCTGGATCTGGATCTTCAAGCTCTTCTTCAAGAGAATCAGGGGCTAACACTTTAAACTACACATATTTGAACGTGCTTGTTGCATTGGTTGGATTCCTCATCTGA
- a CDS encoding DEHA2D13728p (similar to uniprot|Q12250 Saccharomyces cerevisiae YDL147W RPN5 non-ATPase regulatory subunit of the 26S proteasome lid): MSREDPLKAEKDFSATLDEQFPIIEKLTDYKAAVDKYLVLEKQTRQSSDLSSSKRVLTKIVETLTDNNDWEYLNDLITLLSKKHGQLKSSIQTLIQSVIDRLDSLDENNKKQLEMKMKIIETIRTVTDKKIFVEVERAVVSKMLSEIYLDKLDDLDKAIEILCDLQVETYSLMAFDTKIEYILDQVKLNLQKKDYNQAKILSRKILLKTLKNFEKAELYKTTYLKYLIEISVFEKDYISIVKNLLLLIEIPLVEENKSEFHEYLVSIIYYIILSPFDNYQSDLINKIKTNPIFSKNVDAKIFKLLEIFTTNELIHWSNIESLYRNDYFNKSAIFQGNEANYENLQKRCVEHNLRVINKYYQYIKLDRLSYLLQLTNQQSETYVSELVNKGMIFAKINRPQGIIKFEKQNNNSENINDLLNDWCYDVDKLLEEIDSIGHLINKEEMMYGIKQRA; this comes from the coding sequence ATGTCGAGAGAAGATCCATTGAAGGCTGAAAAGGATTTTTCAGCTACCTTAGATGAGCAATttccaattattgaaaaattaactGATTATAAGGCTGCTgtagataaatatttagttTTAGAAAAGCAGACGAGACAATCATCagatttatcatcatccaaGAGAGTTTTAACCAAAATTGTTGAAACATTGactgataataatgattgggaatatttgaatgatttgatAACTTTGTTATCCAAAAAACATGGACAATTGAAATCCTCTATTCAGACATTGATCCAAAGCGTTATTGACAGATTAGATTCGTTAGATGAAAACAACAAGAAGCAattggaaatgaaaatgaaaattattgaaactaTAAGAACTGTTACTGATAAGAAGATTTTTGTTGAGGTTGAAAGAGCAGTTGTTTCTAAAATGTTATCTGAGATTTACTTGGATAAACTCGATGATTTAGATAAGGCTATTGAAATCTTATGTGATTTACAAGTTGAGacatattcattaatggCATTTGATACAAAAATTGAGTATATTTTAGATCAAGTAAAACTAAACTTGCAGAAGAAGGATTATAATCAAGCTAAGATTTTGAGTCGTAAGATTTTGCTTAagactttgaagaatttcgAAAAAGCTGAATTATACAAGACGACATATTTAAAATACCTTATTGAGATAAGTGTTTTTGAAAAGGactatatttcaattgtgAAGAATTTGTTGTTATTGATTGAAATCCCTCTCgttgaagaaaacaaatcaGAATTCCATGAGTATTTGGTTTCAATCATCTATTACATTATATTATCTCCATTCGATAACTATCAACTGGACTTgatcaacaaaattaaaacGAATCCAATTTTCAGCAAAAATGTGGATGctaaaatttttaaattattagaaattttcaCTACCAACGAATTAATTCACTGGTCTAATATCGAATCATTATACAGAAATGActatttcaacaaatcaGCTATTTTCCAAGGAAATGAAGCcaattatgaaaatttgCAAAAGAGATGTGTTGAACATAACTTAAGAGTcataaacaaatattaCCAGTACATTAAATTAGATAGATTATCATATTTGTTGCAATTAACTAACCAACAACTGGAAACATACGTTTCTGAACTTGTTAACAAAGGAATGATTTTTGCTAAGATCAATAGACCACAAGGtataatcaaatttgaaaaacaaaataataatagtgaaaatattaatgactTGTTAAATGACTGGTGCTACGATGTGGATAAATTGTTAGAGGAGATTGATAGTATTGGCCATTTgattaataaagaagaaatgatGTACGGCATCAAGCAACGTGCTTAA
- a CDS encoding DEHA2D13750p (similar to CA3437|IPF15925 Candida albicans IPF15925): MTEPKVPFGKQFRQKYFAKLDPNVVNVNHGSFGLTPDLILNSYLKNIEKQSLFPEKAIRYENRDDYVKALKLVADELLLNCDYHNLAILENSSTAIDTILRSYPFVKGDKFVISSTTYRACANTVKFLENRIGIEVILIELNFPLTNAEILDKFRDEFEKNSPKLCLFDIVSSQPAIRFPFEKITELCREYGVLSLVDGAHGIGLVELSLKDLKPDFLVTTLHKWLYVERGCAVLYVDPKHQRKIHTMPISFSYLDDNEPLETEELNKMRFINTFHYTGTKNKPNIPIIGEAISFRKDICGGESVIRKYCEGLSHEVVELFTKKIWPGTTYLDNEDGSAITAMVNIEIPIEQYATKDFDRSDLKRYLLYLEERICFKHNTFVPFSVNNGKAYARFSCQLYNDIDDYIYAGEIISKELKEFFDNEVYNDLKSTPKSGAVFLAVDKLSIK, translated from the coding sequence ATGACAGAACCCAAAGTTCCATTTGGAAAGCAATTTAGACAGAAGTACTTCGCAAAATTAGACCCTAATGTTGTTAATGTTAATCATGGATCGTTCGGCTTAACCCCGGACTTGATTTTAAATTCctatttaaagaatattgaaaagcAAAGCTTATTTCCTGAAAAAGCGATAAGATACGAGAACAGAGACGATTATGTTAAGGCCTTAAAATTGGTGGCCGACGAACTCTTATTAAATTGTGACTACCATAATTTGGCTATTTTGGAGAATTCCAGTACGGCAATTGATACAATTTTGAGATCTTATCCATTTGTTAAAGGCGACAAATTTGTAATTTCGTCAACAACTTACAGGGCATGTGCTAATACTGTTAAGTTTTTGGAGAATAGGATTGGAATTGAAGTTATCTTAATAGAACTTAATTTTCCTTTAACCAATGCTGAAATTTTAGACAAATTTAGAGATGAATTCGAAAAGAACTCACCGAAATTATGTTTATTCGATATAGTATCATCTCAACCTGCCATTAGATTTCCCTTCGAGAAAATCACGGAATTGTGTAGAGAATATGGTGTATTATCTCTTGTTGATGGTGCTCACGGTATTGGTCTTGTCGAATTGTCGTTAAAAGATTTAAAGCCTGACTTTCTTGTCACGACCTTGCATAAGTGGCTTTATGTTGAAAGGGGATGTGCAGTTCTTTATGTTGATCCAAAGCATCAGAGAAAGATTCATACAATGCCTATTTCTTTCTCCTATttagatgataatgaacCCTTAGAAactgaagaattgaataaaatgaGATTCATCAATACATTCCACTATACTGGAACAAAAAATAAACCGAATATTCCTATTATTGGAGAAGCTATTCTGTTTAGGAAGGATATATGTGGGGGTGAATCTGTAATTCGAAAATACTGTGAAGGTTTAAGCCACGAGGTTGTTGAACTATTTACTAAAAAGATTTGGCCTGGTACTACTTActtagataatgaagacGGTTCAGCAATTACGGCAATGGTCAACATAGAAATCCCTATAGAGCAATATGCTACAAAAGACTTTGATAGAAGTGATTTGAAACGATATTTGCTTTATCTCGAGGAACGTATTTGTTTTAAGCATAATACTTTCGTCCCTTTTAGCGTTAACAATGGCAAAGCATACGCTAGATTTTCAtgtcaattatataatGACATAGATGACTACATTTATGCTGGAGAGATAATCCTGAAGGAACTTAAGGAATTTTTCGATAATGAAGTATACAACGATTTAAAGTCTACGCCTAAAAGTGGGGCAGTCTTTTTGGCGGTAGACAAATTATCCATTAAATAG
- a CDS encoding DEHA2D13772p (similar to uniprot|P00498 Saccharomyces cerevisiae YER055C HIS1 ATP phosphoribosyltransferase), which produces MDLVNHLPDRLLFAVPKKGRLYEKCCSLLKGVDIQFRRSNRLDIAISTNLPIALIFLPAADIPIFVGEGNCDLGITGLDQIKEADMFNSVEDLLDLQFGSCKLQIQVPAEGEITKPEQLVGKKIVSSFTKLSVDYFKTLENVEDETKLSTSIRYVGGSVEASCALGVADAIVDLVESGETMKAAGLTAIETILQTSAHLISSKKPKFPELVERIHQRFEGLMAAQKYVLCNYNAPRSILSAVLQITPGRRSATISALEKKSDENEEWVAVSSMVEKKKISDIMDDLKKAGASDILVFDIGNCRV; this is translated from the exons atggaTTTAGTGAATCACCTTCCAGACCGTTTATTGTTTGCTGTTCCTAAAA AGGGACGtttatatgaaaaatgTTGTAGCTTGTTGAAAGGGGTTGATATTCAGTTCAGAAGATCCAATAGATTGGATATTGCTATTTCCACCAACTTACCAATTGCATTAATTTTCTTGCCTGCAGCGgatattccaatttttGTCGGTGAAGGTAACTGTGATTTAGGTATTACTGGATTGGATCAAATTAAAGAGGCCGATATGTTCAACTCCGTTGAAGATTTGTTGGATTTACAATTTGGATCTTGTAAATTACAAATTCAAGTCCCAGCTGAAGGTGAAATTACTAAACCTGAACAATTGGTTGGTAAGAAGATTGTTAGTTCATTCACCAAGTTGAGTGTTGATTACTTTAAAACGTTAGAGAAcgttgaagatgaaactAAATTATCTACGAGTATCAGGTATGTCGGTGGTTCAGTTGAGGCTTCTTGCGCCTTGGGAGTCGCGGACGCTATTGTTGATTTAGTTGAAAGTGGTGAAACTATGAAGGCTGCCGGCTTAACAGCAATTGAAACTATTTTGCAAACTTCTGCCCATTTGATCTCTTCTaagaaaccaaaatttCCGGAATTGGTTGAAAGAATCCACCAAAGATTCGAAGGTCTTATGGCTGCACAAAAATATGTTCTATGTAACTACAATGCTCCAAGATCAATTTTGAGTGCCGTTTTACAAATCACTCCTGGTAGAAGATCCGCAACTATTTCAGCCTTGGAAAAAAAGAGTgacgaaaatgaagaatggGTGGCCGTTTCTTCTATGGTcgaaaagaagaagataagtGATATTATggatgatttgaaaaaggcCGGTGCTTCGGATATTTTAGTGTTTGATATCGGTAACTGTAGAGTTTAG
- a CDS encoding DEHA2D13794p (similar to uniprot|P35196 Saccharomyces cerevisiae YBR002C RER2 Cis-prenyltransferase involved in dolichol synthesis), translating into MLDWASTFPGYTQLLTTAKKVFGRVIQTGPTPRHVGMIMDGNRRYAKTHKIELKEGHNMGFESMANILELLYESGVECATVYAFSIENFKRSSYEVNWLMDLAKSKFKQISQNGELCEQYGIKIKILGSTELLPPDVYTILKETEEITKDNTRAVLNICFPYTSRDEITSTIKNIVNESVQNNDFVVDENTVDRFLYTSNSPPLDILLRTSGTFRLSDFLLWQCVSSSCSIVFVDKLWPEFGPWDMCKVLINWSFNTYWYGNGSGYSTSNKNVRKNTYQLQPDIEKGTLIPITNSKGASGFERYTSEFEDDDDENSDVYQSDIEDNNFVNESDTATSENEPDWKKSN; encoded by the coding sequence ATGTTGGACTGGGCATCTACATTTCCGGGATATACACAATTATTAACCACAGCCAAAAAAGTATTCGGAAGGGTCATCCAAACGGGACCTACCCCGAGGCACGTAGGAATGATTATGGATGGGAATAGAAGGTACGCCAAAACCCACAAGATTGAGCTTAAAGAAGGCCATAATATGGGATTTGAGAGTATGGCcaatattttggaattattgTACGAGTCTGGAGTTGAATGTGCTACGGTATATGCGTTTTCGATTGAGAACTTCAAACGACTGAGTTACGAGGTCAATTGGTTAATGGATCTCGCTAAGCTGAAGTTCAAACAAATAAGTCAGAATGGTGAGCTATGCGAGCAATACGGaatcaaaataaagatCTTGGGGAGCACTGAGCTATTGCCACCGGATGTATATACCATCTTGAAGGAAACCGAAGAAATAACTAAAGATAACACAAGAGCAGTGTTGAATATTTGCTTTCCATATACGTCGAGAGATGAAATTACCAGCACCatcaaaaatattgttaatgAGTCAGTGCAAAACAACGACTTTGTGGTTGACGAAAATACTGTTGACAGGTTTTTATACACTTCAAATTCTCCTCCGTTAGACATTTTACTTCGTACTTCGGGTACCTTTAGACTCTCAGACTTCCTATTATGGCAATGCGTATCCTCATCCTGCTCGATTGTTTTCGTCGACAAGTTATGGCCCGAGTTTGGACCTTGGGATATGTGTAAGGTTTTGATCAATTGGAGTTTCAACACATACTGGTACGGTAATGGAAGTGGTTATTCTACGTCAAATAAGAACGTGCGTAAAAACACCTATCAACTTCAACCGGACATTGAAAAAGGCACACTTATTCCAATCACAAACTCAAAAGGTGCAAGTGGGTTTGAGAGATACACCtctgaatttgaagacgatgatgacgaaaaTAGTGATGTCTATCAGAGTGATATTGAAGACAACAATTTTGTGAATGAGTCTGATACTGCTACATCAGAAAACGAACCAGACTGGAAAAAATccaattaa
- a CDS encoding DEHA2D13816p (similar to uniprot|P35184 Saccharomyces cerevisiae YIR012W SQT1 Ribosome assembly protein) yields MTDEYAEQTDQHQVEEDEEYLNMNEVEEEVPEDDVNVPASDEDEDADMDVDGDDDTETLEIDMSNNSWAYFDQHKDSIFTIFKHPTLPMVVTGGGDNTAFMWTTHTQPPRFVGELQGHKESVISGGFTHDGKYVVTGDMNGFIQVHKSTKSGQKWTKFADLEEVEEVLWITVHPSLPYFAFGANDGSVWCYQIDESSNSLVQLMSGFSHSLECNSGIFVNTDKGEDELTLVSVSEDGTVVNWNCFTGAVNYKLQPYDDFKGVESPWVSLKANKNVIALGGRDGQLAIINNDSGKIVHTIRTLENAEDEAELSIEALSWCSAPSINLLAVGLVSGDLLLFDTLQWRLRKSVKIDDTITKLEFVEGTPYLIGSSMNGKIYKWDARTAEEIFVGVGHNMGVLDFAVLENGNKLITAGDEGAALVFVTQQ; encoded by the coding sequence ATGACGGATGAATACGCAGAACAAACAGACCAACATCaggttgaagaagatgaagaatatttaaacATGAACGaggttgaagaagaagttcCGGAAGATGATGTAAACGTACCGGCATcagatgaagacgaagatgCTGATATGGATGTTGACGGAGACGACGATACTGAAACATTGGAAATAGATATGTCAAACAATTCGTGGGCATATTTTGACCAACACAAGGACTCGATTTTCACCATTTTCAAGCATCCCACCTTGCCAATGGTTGTCACCGGAGGCGGAGACAATACAGCATTTATGTGGACGACACACACACAACCACCACGCTTTGTTGGTGAATTGCAAGGTCACAAGGAATCGGTCATCAGTGGGGGTTTTACCCACGATGGGAAATACGTTGTCACTGGTGATATGAATGGTTTTATTCAAGTACACAAGTCAACCAAAAGTGGCCAAAAATGGACCAAGTTTGCTGATTTGGAAGAAGTCGAGGAAGTCTTGTGGATTACCGTCCATCCAAGTTTACCTTATTTTGCATTCGGAGCTAACGATGGATCTGTGTGGTGTTACCAGATTGATGAATCCAGTAACTCGCTTGTGCAATTAATGTCAGGTTTCTCGCACTCGTTGGAATGTAACAGTGGTATATTTGTCAACACCGACAAGGGAGAAGACGAATTAACTTTGGTCTCTGTTTCTGAAGACGGTACCGTGGTGAACTGGAATTGTTTCACTGGTGCTGTGAACTACAAATTGCAACCATATGACGACTTCAAAGGTGTTGAAAGCCCTTGGGTCTCTCTCAAAGCCAACAAGAATGTTATTGCCCTTGGTGGACGTGATGGCCAATTGGctataataaataacgACTCAGGTAAGATTGTTCATACTATCAGAACCCTCGAAAACGCTGAAGATGAAGCTGAGTTGTCTATTGAAGCATTATCCTGGTGTTCCGCACCCCTGATCAATTTGTTGGCTGTTGGTTTAGTCTCGggtgatttattattgttcGATACCTTACAATGGAGATTACGTAAATCTGTCAAAATAGACGATACCATAACCAAATTGGAATTCGTTGAGGGAACCCCGTACTTAATTGGTTCTTCGATGAATGGGAAAATATATAAGTGGGATGCTAGAACGGCTGAGGAAATATTTGTTGGTGTCGGTCATAATATGGGTGTTTTAGATTTCGCTGTTTTAGAAAACggtaataaattaataactGCTGGTGATGAAGGTGCCGCCTTGGTCTTTGTAACCCAACAGTAA
- a CDS encoding DEHA2D13838p (similar to uniprot|P10363 Saccharomyces cerevisiae YIR008C PRI1 DNA-directed DNA polymerase alpha 48kDa subunit (DNA primase)) → MPVEDVMPVGSDPVLRTFSSEEEIATNEGTEVTHNRSKKPSSSDMAFYYERLLPFRYVFQWLNHSPKPTKDFTMREFAYEFRSGAYQRYNSYMTLDEFKKSVVKANPTRFEVGAVYSVNPRERKNLPKSALKPLNKELVFDIDLTDYDDIRTCCSGTDICKKCWKFIQVASKIIDQALREDFGFKHLIWVFSGRRGAHCWVSDNNARTLDEITRKSIVEYLDVLGSKQSKIGKKSLNLKRPFHPHVERSFNILKQEFVNIILEEQDPWFTSADSSSDSKAWEKVEELLAFMPDISLQEELRQKWKEQRTLSTSKSKWEDINTIAKKTLKHQNQVNQLNEAKKDIIVYYMYPRLDIEVSKQLIHLLKSPFCIHPGTGNVCVPFNPLKNLSDDKDDDSYGFNPMNAPNLSLLQTELEIWETKRIKGDSSQQGDSETESDDRRVLDFEKTSMKPYVDYFAKFVNDLLKDELKVANNKRERESDPLEF, encoded by the coding sequence ATGCCAGTAGAGGACGTAATGCCGGTGGGTTCAGACCCTGTTTTGAGGACATTTTCGAGTGAGGAAGAAATAGCTACAAATGAGGGTACAGAAGTCACACACAACCGATCTAAGAAGCCATCATCATCAGATATGGCATTTTACTATGAAAGATTATTACCCTTCAGGTACGTTTTCCAATGGTTAAATCATTCGCCTAAGCCGACCAAAGACTTCACTATGAGAGAATTTGCATACGAATTCAGATCTGGAGCATATCAACGGTACAACTCCTACATGACACTTGAcgaattcaaaaaatctGTTGTCAAGGCCAACCCTACTCGTTTCGAAGTTGGAGCTGTATATTCTGTTAATCCAAGAGAGCGTAAGAATTTGCCAAAGCTGGCGTTAAAGCCTTTAAATAAAGAGTTGgtatttgatattgatttaacGGATTACGATGATATCAGAACATGTTGTTCGGGAACCGATATTTGCAAAAAGTGTTGGAAATTCATACAAGTAGCATCAAAGATTATTGACCAAGCATTGAGAGAAGATTTTGGCTTCAAGCACCTAATTTGGGTTTTCTCTGGTAGAAGAGGTGCCCATTGCTGGGTCAGTGATAACAATGCACGTACATTGGACGAAATTACTCGTAAATCAATTGTTGAATACTTGGATGTTTTAGGCAGTAAGCAATCCAAAATAGGGAAGAAGCTGTTAAACTTGAAAAGACCTTTTCATCCACATGTCGAGAgatcatttaatattttaaagcAAGAGTTCGTCAATATAATACTAGAAGAACAGGACCCATGGTTCACTAGTGCAGATTCACTGAGTGATTCCAAGGCATGGGAGAAAGTCGAAGAATTACTAGCTTTTATGCCTGATATTTCtttacaagaagaattacgCCAAAAATGGAAAGAACAGCGTACTCTATCTACGTCAAAATCGAAATGGGAAGATATTAATACCATCGCTAAAAAAACTTTAAAGCATCAAAACCAAgtaaatcaattaaatgaagCTAAAAAGGATATtatagtatattatatgtaTCCAAGATTAGATATTGAGGTTTCGAAACAGTTAATCCATTTGTTAAAGTCGCCTTTCTGTATCCATCCTGGAACTGGAAATGTTTGTGTCCCTTTCAATCctttaaaaaatttatctgACGATAAAGACGATGATTCATATGGCTTTAATCCAATGAATGCACCAAACTTGAGCTTGTTACAAAcagaattagaaatttgGGAGACTAAAAGAATTAAGGGAGATTCAAGCCAACAAGGTGATTCGGAAACTGAATCTGATGATAGGAGAGTCTTAGATTTCGAGAAAACAAGTATGAAACCTTATGTCGActattttgcaaaatttgttaatgACTTATTGAAAGACGAATTGAAAGTTGCGAATAATAAAAGGGAAAGAGAGAGTGATCCTTTAGAATTTTGA